One window of Magallana gigas chromosome 2, xbMagGiga1.1, whole genome shotgun sequence genomic DNA carries:
- the LOC105323489 gene encoding uncharacterized protein isoform X1 gives MSAKVQKDIEMGMRTILILLSLVSACLACKSSLYGEWTDDKTQQTVTFSSSGVTGWDVRVFSYTVNTWKCAEESTDQILISSSPVDIYSLYFVLHRCITVTKETDCKYQITFNNPVEPNAGYERVTVLMKNDDATLSMCSSDGETRTITKNGCV, from the exons ATATAGAGATGGGAATGAGGACAATCTTGATTCTTCTGTCTCTTGTTTCAGCAT GCCTGGCTTGCAAATCGAGTCTTTATGGCGAATGGACTGACGACAAAACCCAGCAGACCGTGACCTTTAGCTCCTCGGGGGTGACTGGATGGGACGTGAGAGTGTTCAGCTACACCGTGAACACGTGGAAGTGTGCTGAGGAGTCCACTGACCAAATCCTAATAAG CTCATCCCCGGTCGACATCTACAGCCTGTATTTTGTTCTCCACCGATGCATCACGGTGACGAAAGAAACCGACTGTAAATATCAAATCACATTCAACAACC CGGTTGAACCTAATGCAGGGTACGAGAGGGTCACTGTATTGATGAAGAATGATGACGCAACCTTATCTATGTGTTCTTCTGACGGAGAAACCCGAACAATCACGAAGAATG GTTGCGTCTAG
- the LOC105323489 gene encoding uncharacterized protein isoform X2, whose translation MGMRTILILLSLVSACLACKSSLYGEWTDDKTQQTVTFSSSGVTGWDVRVFSYTVNTWKCAEESTDQILISSSPVDIYSLYFVLHRCITVTKETDCKYQITFNNPVEPNAGYERVTVLMKNDDATLSMCSSDGETRTITKNGCV comes from the exons ATGGGAATGAGGACAATCTTGATTCTTCTGTCTCTTGTTTCAGCAT GCCTGGCTTGCAAATCGAGTCTTTATGGCGAATGGACTGACGACAAAACCCAGCAGACCGTGACCTTTAGCTCCTCGGGGGTGACTGGATGGGACGTGAGAGTGTTCAGCTACACCGTGAACACGTGGAAGTGTGCTGAGGAGTCCACTGACCAAATCCTAATAAG CTCATCCCCGGTCGACATCTACAGCCTGTATTTTGTTCTCCACCGATGCATCACGGTGACGAAAGAAACCGACTGTAAATATCAAATCACATTCAACAACC CGGTTGAACCTAATGCAGGGTACGAGAGGGTCACTGTATTGATGAAGAATGATGACGCAACCTTATCTATGTGTTCTTCTGACGGAGAAACCCGAACAATCACGAAGAATG GTTGCGTCTAG